AGTGCAGACTACCTTCTAGACTACTTGGCAACCATTCGCCAGGTGGGTGTCAACGCTAAGGTTTTCGGATTGATCTGGCACACAAGCCAGGAGCAGTCACAGTGTCAAACAGCACTTCGCCAAGGGGTGGTCTATTCCGATTTGATTGAACAAACCGGTGGTAGCTGGGGCTCTATCTGCGACAGTGACTATAGCGCCACACTTCAAGCGATGAGTCTAGACCTGAGTTTAATTTTGAAAACTCAATTTGCCTTGCAATATACGCCGTTTACGGAATCAATCGAAGTGGTGGTCAACAATACAAAAGTTAGAACAGGTTACAACATCATCGGTAATGTTGTGACTTTCGATGAAGCGCCTCCAGCGGGAGCAAAAATCTCAATCAACTATCGATTTACAACCTCTGCACCGCAGGCTAGCTTTACTCTGAATGGCAATGCCGATCCTTCTGCAATTACTGTCTATCTTGATGGTCGGCCGAGCACCGATTTCAGTTACGACTCCAGCAAGAAGCAAGTGCAATTCACCAAACCACCCCAAGCTAGAGAAATTAAGGTGGTGTATCGTGAGCCAGGTTCGCTTCTCAAAAGCTTCAAGATTGAGCCAGGACTTGTTGCTAGCTCAGTGAAGGCTTCAGTAGACGGTCGACCAGTTGAAGCCAGTGCTTTCAGTTATGATTCAGCAAGTGGTAATGTGACTTTTAATTCCGCTCCGAAAGACTCGTCAAAGATTGAATTTCAGTATGAAAGGGTTATTGGTCCACTGCTTTCTTACCCTGTCTTCGCGCCACTGGAGGCAATGGCTAGTGTAGTTGTTTACGATCAGTTTAGCAGTCCCTTGTCAGCAACTGTTGGGCAGCAAGAGATTACTTTTGATGCTGGAGAATATCAAAAGGGTAAGTCTTACGTGATCGAATACGACAACATCTTTAAGAATCAATCGCAGATTGATTTGGGTTATCCCATTTTCAGCGCGATGGTTAAGGTCACTGGTGATTCAACAGGAGACTGTGGAGATCTCAAGCCGAATGGTACGATTGTAGACATCAGTGCTTGCGGTTTCAACGGAACAGAAAATATTCTCTTCAGCTTCGACTACGTAAAAGAGCATCTCCAGGAGTTCTCTCTCGACACCGGTGAGTATGATCTCGATGCCCTGCTATCGTCAGTAGATATAGCTTATGCAGTGACGATTAACGGCGAAGCCACAGATAAGTTCGTAGTAGAGGATCGAACTATCAGCTTCTCAGAAGAACTGCCAATTAATGCAGAGATTACTGTCAAACTCATTAGAGGCCATGACAGTTAATCATATGTGTGGGTTGTTGAGGCTACTCTGAAAAGAGTAGCCTCTTTTTTTATTCCAGGTGGCGATCCCTGCCATGTAATATGTTAGGCGTTCACCAGGGAACAACCTTGGGGCTCTAGTAGGAGATCCTAAGGCAAATATAAGCCACCAATGTCAATAAACTATGGAATGTGAGGCTCGTTTTGAGCTAGCATTATGAATATACGATTGGTTTCGCGGTCACTGATGTACTTTTAATCGTTGGCGATATCTGAGGTTTTCTTGAAGCATTCCGATGGAACACCGTTTCAAAATCAAGTGTGGGACGAGCGGATCCGCCGCTATGGCTTTTTCGGAATCACCCTCCTGGGTTTTTTTCTGGTCTACACTAGCTTTCCTCGCGACATTTGGATCGATGAACATTGGACCTATGAAATGCTGCTCTATCCCAGTTACAAGGAGATGCTGGGAAGGCTAGCCACGGATTTTCATCCAGCGCTTTACACCCTTTGTCTAAGAGCCTGGTGCCACTTTGGGGTGAGTTTAGAAAGCATGCGACTATTCTCGGTTTTTATTGCTTTCCTCACTGTATGGGTGGCCTATCGATTTTGGTGTTGGAGAAAATCGCCAATTGCGTCTTTTATAGCTGCAATTCTACTTTTATCGAACCCATTGTTTTTGAGATTTTCACAAGAATTGCGTGGCTATGGAATGCTAATTCTTGCGAGTACCATGAGCCTTGCCATCACCCTTTATCTTCTCGAAGATCTTGCAAATCGAAGGCTACAAATTCTGTTAGGCTTCGCCTTAGCTGCTGCTGTTTCAGCGAAGCTCGTGGGCATTTTTTTGCTTCCTTGCTTAGCAGTGTTTATAGTTTTGGTAAAACCTATGCAATTTCGTGATGCTTGCAAGGGCCTCATGATTCCTTTCTTCGTATGTCTGAGTGTCTTTTTCTATTGGTACGTTTTCTTTCTGGAGCTGCCTTTCCGTGAAATCAACGACTGGTGGATGCCTCCGATGAGCTATGAGCTAATTGCTGGCACCATAGCCTATTACTTTGGAGCAGCCCCGTTCCCAGACTATGGCTTTCCCACTTGGGTCCCTAGCATTGCTACGGTCTTATTTTGCCTGACTCTTTTTTGTCCTCGTCAAGGTCGTGTGGGTGTCTCGTTGCTTGTAGCCTGCGTTATCTATGTTCTGGGGATCGCTGTATATTCAGCACTTTTTCAGCAGATATTTTGGTACCGTAGCTTTCTTCCCATCTTACCTCTTGTCATCGCCGGAGTCATTCAATCAACAATTGAACTCAAGTCTTACCGATTACAAAGGTACTTGCTTGTCTGCTACATATTGCTTGCAGCCCTTTGGATAGGTCGGGCGGTACACCCACTGGGTTCAGAGCCTGTGGAGGAGTCAAAAACCATAAGCAGCTATATAGAAAATCATGAGTCATCAGAAAGTGTTGTTATCTTTTTTCCAGGTTACATCGTTGGGCCTGTACGATTTCATGCGAATGAAAATATTAAGCCTAAGATGTTTCCACTGTGGTCCTATTCGAAAAATGAAATACAGAAATTTATCGCTGAACTACCCAAAGTCGGTAAGATATTTCTCGTTATAAGGGCTGATTTAACCTTTGATACTGAAAGTTATCGTGAACTCATGGGGCAGCTGAAGATTAATTTCGAAGGAATACCCATTACTCGGTTAACCATCTTGAGCCACGATATCTTCTTTACAGAAACATATCCGACTCTGAAGGCCATTGAGAGTATAGAGAAAAAAAATATTATTGAACGCACCATTATCACAAAGCAGCCTAGCTACTCAATTATCAATGGACAACTAAGGTAACTGCAAGATACTGGAATTACTAAATAACCCGCCGACTTGAGTTAGTGATTGGCTTTCTCACCTCCAAGACCCTATAGGGCAACTCCTTTACAATGGACAATTATTTATGCAGCCGATTGAGGCGTCTATCGTAGTATGCATCTGAGATCTTTGGTAGGCATGCCTTAAACCATCTGTGGCCCCATCTTTGCAGTATGCAGTGTCCCGAGGCGATAAACGTCTGGGATTTTTAATCTAAACGGAGAGTTTATTTTGATGAAGACCAAATTGATTTCCCTTACTGTTGCTGCTGTTGTGTTCACTGCTTGTAATAAAAAACCGAATAACGATCCTCAGGTGCAAACACCGCAGGAAGAGAAAAAAGAAGATGCCACAAAACCTCTTCCACCTTCATTTGAAGAAGCAGTTGTGAAGAAAGAAGATACTGTCAAAAAACCAGAAGTAAAGACGCCAGAAACCACTGAAGAGACAACAGAAGAAACTACGCCCGTAGAGAGTGGGTCAGAACCAACTGAACCTACTGAAGAAGAAATTCTTGCTGGCATCAATATCGATGGTTACTACTCATTCTGTTATAAGTTTGGTGCTGACTATATAATAGAGAACTGGAGTTTGATGGCTGACGGCACTGGAAGCATATCCACTTATCGAGGCGCTGATTGTAATCTGGCTGATACGTATGATAGTACGATCTCGATTACTCATCAGCTCAATGCAATTGAAGGTGTTCCTGCTCTAAGGCTTTTTCATGACAACGGTGTATATATTGCTGAATATCGATTTACAGTTTCAAACTATGAAGCAACTGGCTTTACAGCTAGTGCAAACTCTGTAAGATCATACGAAGTTAAGAAGGTAGATCTTACAGGTCGTTACAAGTTTGACGATGGCGCTGGATACACTGAAATTGTTAGTTTCGGCGGCGACAATCAAATCTTTGTTAAAGGAGATCACCCTGTTCAAGGTTCTTACAGCTACAAGGGAACATTCAACATTAAAACAGCTAATGCAGGTACAGAAAACGAATATAAGTACTTAGCTCTTTCTGTTAGCGGCTTACCAGAATCTGTAAGGGTATCATTCAGTGGCGATCGGATGTCTATTGTTTGGGACGATGCAGTTGGTGCTGTAACCTATAGCAAGCTATAAATATGTGGGAGACCTTGTGTCTCCCCTTTTTAGCCATAAGTTCGTGATTGTATATACCTAGGTGATATTGCGGTAGTTTTGCTGCCAGCCTCGTTATGAGCTTCTTCCGGTATCTTCCTCCTCTCAAGTTTTACACAAAAAACCTTTGAAAACGTTTAGTGAATTGTCTAGAACCAAAACTATGAACATCGGCTGGCCAGCCTAAAATTCCACTTCATCGCTACGGCGACGCCTGTAAAGCATTGTAGCGAGCAAGTTTCAGTGATTTTAGAAAGGAGTCCTGATGACTAACCACCGACCTTTGTTGAGATTTATCCTATTGGGGTTCACGGCTTTTGCCTGTCAGGAACCTGAAAATTCTGCTCCCAAGGACGAAATATCAAGTGTTATCGATGATGCTTACGTTATGGGTCAAGCCTATCGCTCCGATCTGAAATCTGTCCTTTCAGATCGCTGCGTGACAACTACAGCACAACAATTAGGAAATCAAAGCTCTAGTCTGAAGATTGAAAAAGGTCTGCAATTTGATCAGGTTCTCGATCAGCTGGACATCAATAATACGGTTGCAGCCAAGATTAAGTTTGTTGATGTTAAGGCTACCCTTAACATTGCCAAGTCACATTCGGCGACAGATTTGGAACAGAGCTTCACTCTACTCTGGAAAGGTAACTATCAAGACGATGTTGCTGAAACGGTTGCTTGGTCTGAACTAGGTCAACAGCTTCTCGCCGAGAATAACCCGGAGACATTCAAACGTTTTTGTGGCCAGGAGTTTATTTATCGGGTCAATCATAAGGCCTGGTTGATTGCGACTTTAAAGCTTCAGTTCCAAAGTAGAGAGGACAAAGATCAAGTGACCTCAGCACTGGAAGTTTCCATTGAAAACGTTGTCTCTAAGGCTGCATCGGCTGCAAGCACAGATGGTGAGGATGGTGGTAAACCACTGGCTCAAATCAAAAATGAAGTGAGTAAATTAAATGAAACTCTGAGCAAAAGAGTAAAGGTTCTCATCGAGATCCATCAGCTTGGAGGTGCTCCTGAAGCCAGCTTAGGTGCTGTGAAAAGCCTTCAGTGTAATCTGTCATCGATCGAAGAATGTTTGAATGAACTTGTCCAGTTTCCAGAATATCTAGAGATCTATAAATCTAGCCTAGCGGAAGCTGAAACCTTGCCGGTTCATTCTTTTGAGACTAAAGCATATACGGACTACTATGCACTGAGAGATGCTCCAGTATCGAATATTCAAGAGAATTTACCTTTAAATCGCGCCATCGAAGATGTTTGGGTGCAGGTGAAGAGAAACTTTCAAGTGAAAGAACTGGCTGAATCATTAAGAAATCAGGCACTGGCTAGCCATGCCAATAGAAATATTGAGCAGCTGCTTTCAATTAAAGAGGACTTAGTACAGTGCTTAAGGGACAATTGCAATTACGATCAGAGCTTAAAGGAGAGAACAGAATCCATCTTGGAGAGCACCAAGCCAGCAGAAATCGATGCAGATGGTGTTTCTAAATCCTGCATTCAATTGCCAGCAAGAGTCACTATCAAGTCTTTAGCTAACGACAACTATATAGCCTATAACGAACGCTACGAGTCCTATACTGCCGAAGGTCGTTCCCCAGCTGTTTTTACTGTCAATGGGAATGAAACCACCCTTACAAATAATAGACAAGTTACTTTCTACGAGACTGTTAACCGCGGACTATCCCGGTATGGACGGGCGAGAGGCGCCTACTCTTGGGGTTTAACTTACTATCCAAAAGCTGAGCCTGTATTAGTACTGGATGCGGATTCTCAAAGCGATGAGACTTGCATCAAGAATGGTAGTAAGGTCTTTTTGAAAATGAGTGGTTATTATATTCGGACTTGGATGGAAGGTTCTTGGAAGGGGTATCTCTTCAGTTGGGACTCGCATCCAGAAAAGCCGAGTTTTACGTCTCATCTGTTTGAGATTCGTGAAGCTGAATAGAAAGCTACGATGCTTACGCCCACCAAGGATAGTCCCTTGGTGGGCGTAAGACTATTTCGAATTTGCAATATGATTGAAAAGAGTGTGACCGACCTTCTGATTGAGAACGCTCAGGGTTGCCTTGATTCTGTTAACATCGATACGATTTCTTATCTCTTGCTCTGTTAGAAAGACAAAATTCGAGTAGCCCGCTGTTTCATCTTTGATGCCCAAGACGAGGCTACGACTCACGTCATAATTGGGGTGAGCTTCGGATAGGGCTTCGGTCGCCAGGACAATATCTGGATTCTTTTCGATAACCTGATAAATATTGAACTTAGTTCGACGTTGATCGAATATCGCGGCACCTTCAGCTTTTTCGATATCGTAGAACAAGGCGACTTCTTCAAGACTGCCTTTGCCAGGGAAAGCGGTTCGGGATTCCACATTCACAACCATGCGCGAAGTCGATTCCGCAAGCGGTTCGAGCATTAGTACATCGTGTGGCTTAAAGTCCGAGAAGCTCGTAGGCTTTTCGATGGGTAGCTTTAAGGCGTAGGCGTAAACCAAGCTAGTTTCATATAGCTCATTGCTCTCATCTTTCAAGTAGATCACCTTAGGCTGTTCTTCGCCGCCAGCATAGGCGCCATTGACAAGGTTTTTGAAGATGTCATTGACGTCGCCATCGGTGCAAAGGTAGCTAAACGCCTGATCGAATTGATCGTCATAATTCTTCTGCACACGGCTCAGCCCCTTCTGACAAAGGGATTGGGTCAAAGTCAGGTTTTCTTCAGGCTCGCCAGTAGCAACTTCTGCGTTGCCAGTGGTGACAGGCTCTAAATCACTCTGCTTTTTGTTTTGTTCGCCACCGCCGACGCGGCCATCAAATGAATTTTGGCTACAGCCAACTGTAACTACGATCAAAGTTATTCTCAAAATTCTCATAGGTTCACCTCGTTCATATGCACTTGATAAGCTTCCGCGATAGATTGCTGGAAGAGTTCAAGGAAGGTTTCCGCGGTTCCCTCGGCGACTTTACCATTAGGGTTTTCACGGGAGTTCATAATTATGTTCACAATGTTAAAGGAAGTCACTGCTTCAGCATTGTTCGGGTCTGTCATGAAACCTCTCATAGCCACAAAGACGCTTACAGTGCTTCGGACAAGCTCTGCACCTGATCCCTGTCTTTACGATCTATACTTTCATGGGCCAGTGTTGCAAGACTTTGGCCAGGGTTGGGCTTAGTAATTACAGTGACATAGCTTTGCTAATGGCTTTCGGATTTCAGTCAATCTGAACGTTTGTCGGATCTAAGGGACTGATATTTCATTGTAATATTGGGTAGCAGCCTAAATCACAGAGCTGTGAACAGTAGTCCTCAGATCCGTGAGTTCTTGGTGCGGTCTTTTTTCCCAGGTGCCTTGGAGGCCCAAGGCTAATATTAGTCGGAAAGAGCCTTAAACTACGGGCTATGAAGTGCCCCAGGCCCACAAAAATGATTGGGGTGTCTCAGAAGGCTGTTGAACTGAGTCCCTTCTTGGATAATGACAAATAGTTTAGGGTTTGTTATCGTTGCGCACTCGACTCCAGATATAAGGTGGATGCTGTGATACTTACCGATCTTAAAATTCTTGAAGAAATCAGTGCCGGCAATATTGTTATCGAACCGTTCCGTCGGGAGTGTTTGGGATCCAACTCCTATGATGTTCATTTGGGTTCAAAACTAGCGGTTTATCGCGATCGGGTTTTGGATGCGAAGAAGCATAACCCTATCCAAAATATTGAGATCCCCCACGATGGTTATATCCTTCAGCCAGATCAGTTTTACCTAGGCGTGACATCGGAATACACAGAAGCTCATTCCCATGTTCCCTTTCTTGAGGGCAAATCGAGTATCGGGCGCTTGGGTATTGATATTCATGCGACTGCTGGGAAGGGCGATATAGGTTTTTGCAATCATTGGACCCTAGAGATCTCTGTAAAGCAGCCTGTGCGCGTCTATGCTGGAATGCCGATTGGTCAACTTATCTACTTCACTGTGGAGGGTTCACTGAACACGCCTTATTCCAAGAAGTCTTCTGCAAAATACAATAGTCGGTCCGACGCCCCGATGGAATCCATGATGTTTAAAAATGCTGATATGGGCCTTTGGTAGCAGCTCGTAGTCAAATCATTTTATCGAATGGCGGCAATGACCTCTTCCAGGTTCTCCCGCCTTAGTTTGACTATGTCTGGAAGCTCAGCGGTGGCGGACATTTCTCTCTTCTTCGCGCTGAGCCAATGATTCAGGCAGGACAAAGAGAGATCCTTCTTCACAGCGATACGGACGCAGGCTTCGAAGTAAGGCTCGCTGTAGGGAGTGCCCAAAGTTGGGTCCAAATGGACTGCATTTAATCCCGCAACTCGAAGTGTTTCTTGATAGGTGCGATCAAAAATAGCTTCACTCAATAGCTTCTGCTGCAAGGCAAAGGCTCTCGATCTTTCTATAAATCCACCATCGAGCATTTCCTGATCTTTTTTATTGGCTGTAGCAACAAGGCTTGATATGCGGCGCAGGCGTTGCACTCGGGTCATCGGCTCGATCTTCTCTGCCGCCCAGCTAAGGCTACTCCTCTGCCAAGCTTTGATAGTCTCAAGATTTTTAGGTTTGCTTTTTAATCGGCCAAAAGTCTTGATAAAGTCGCTAGTTATGGGGGCTCTTTGAGTGGTGGTTATGACCATCAGTAACAATCGCTTGAAATCCAAATACCATTTTTCAGTCTGATTTTTAAAGTAGGAATTGTCATTCAGGGCTGTTTGAAGGTTGCGGATTGCGTCACCGTAATCGCCAAAGAATATATTGAACCGTGCTCGTTCGGACGAGGTCCATGGAGTTTGGTCTACATTGAGATTTCTGAAGAAATTTTCCTTTTTCTCTGAATCACGGGCATGGCAGCGTGCGCAGTAAGACAGATAGCGGAGTAGCGTCCTTCTGCCAAGTTCAGGGTGCTTGTTAAAAAGATCCTGATCTAAGAGTTCCAGCTCACCAGGAATGTTGCGGGCGACTAAGGTTAGGGATGGATCCTTACCAAGTGAAGGCCTAAGGGGATCGATAGGGTGGCTTATTTTGTGTAGCTTAGTCGCGAGATTCTGATCAACTTTTGCCTCATTTTGGGTTTCAAACAGCAGTAAGGTGGCCAAATCTCCAATTACTTCGTACAGACTAGAATTTTTGCTTGAGCTTGAGGCGAAGGCGCAAGTGACATTCACTAAGAGTAGTGCGCTTAAACTTAGGCCGATTATGCTATACATAAGTTGAATCCGTAATTTCGTGAACGGGTTGATTTACTAGAGATAATTATAACAATTCCATGCGTGCCTGTGGGCTTATCCCGCTCTGAAAGCTTGAGTGAAACTAAAAAATCGAATCATGACGGGAGTCTTCCCTGTTTTTCTACATCCCATCAACGGAGATCCGAAAGTAATCCTGGATATAGAAAGGAGGGATTCAAATGGATAGAGTCAAACGTAAGATTAAGTTTCTAGTTAACAAAGCAGTTGTGGCATCTGTTCTATTTTTGTGGTTCACATTGAGTTTACCAGTTCTTGACGAAGGCACCCTTCCGTTTTAGTTTCGGTTTAAAAGTGAATGCTTAGTCCCTTTGGTTTCTAGAGTAGTATGCTGGGCACGGACAGCTGAGATCCCCTCTAAGGTTTTCAGAGGTATGTGCCCTTTTGTAGAATATCTATTTTACAGTAGCTGTTATGTCGCTTTTGTGCGAACTGACTGTTCAAGGTCGTATGCAACAAGCCCCAGTGCGAATGGCCATAGGGTTAGTAAATGCTGTCCAGGAATCAAAAGGTCCTCCCCTAAAATAAGGGCGATAGCGAGACCTATCCTTACCCCCTGCCTTAAGTTCATCAATTCACTAACTGGTAGGCTAGCAATAGCTGGTATAAATAGTCCAAGACTAAGTGCTTGCCAAGTATGAAAATGTTTGAAAAAGCTTTGGCTTTCTAGAAATATTAAGAAGCTTCCAAATAGTGCTGCTAAGAAAAGTGAAAGGACTTGTAAACCAAAGTAAGGGCGAGACAGTAGGATAAATAAGACGCTCGTGAAAGCCAGGTTTAACTTTTGCCATTGAGCTAAGTTTGCGAGGTTGAAAACCACCAGTAAGATATTTTCAGCGAGCAGCCACTTAATGGTCACAAAACCTATATAGACGGCTGCGAACCGATCCATGTGGGAGTGCCAAAGAGCAAATTGGAAGGCTAGCAGGGCAAGACCAAACCCTATGATTTTAAATGACGTTGGAATGAAATCTTTTTCGTGTCTGATGGTTGGGGGTTCGAAGTAGACACTGGGAATTTTATCGGGGTTTCGCAGATGAATGAGAATGAAATGTCGTCCATCCTGATTGATAGACCACGATGCTTCTTGCCAACCAGGCTTCGATTGGTCCAGTTTAGAGGTGCCGCAGTTTATTTTTGGTTGGGAAGGCTGTATTAAATCTGGTCCAACAACCCATACCTGGTGGGGAATCCAATGGCACCGAGTTTGGATAAATAGAGGCTGATCAGCAGGGATAAATGGAATTTCGAGGAGCAGGGATAGCTCGTCTGATCGTTGATCGAAGGGCAGGCGGTGAGGCAGATGAATCAGGTTTTCTATATTCACTTGGCTACGATAGCTTTGAATCTGATCGGGTTGAAGTAGCACACCTCTAAACATGAGCCACTCACCTTGGAGTGGCAATGTACCTTCATTTTGAAGTAGCTCGTAGAATGATGACAGTTGTCCACCCCGTGCAAGATCCTGCATCGGGGCGCTCAGACCAAGCTGGGCTATCATGAACAGGGTAAATGCTATAAGGTGTTGAAGCATGAGGTCGTTTTTTCGATCTATTATTTGTCTTTATCGTAGCATCTTTCTATCTGAAACTAAAGATTTCAGCAGCTTAGTCTAACGAATCAATTCATTTCTTACCATTTATCCTAGGCTGAAGAGATTATTTATACTATTGCGGAAAAATATTACCTATAAGGTGAGGTCAATAGCCTGTCGATAGATATGACTAAGCGTTACTTGATAATTGAATGGTGAATGACTAGGGCCTTGGCGTCTTTAGAGCGTTAGATGCCATTCTCCAGCCCTAACGTCCTGTAGATGGAAGCGAAGAGGATCTCTTCGCTTTTCTTTTTTTCCTTAACTCCGGTCAGATACTGCCTAGTGAGTTTCCGCTAAAATAGAGTTAGATAAACTACACCTGTCATAGCAAGTTTAGTAAATGAGTAAAGTCAGTAGAACACGACATGACCCAAATCCTGAGCAGCTATCGATTCTGCTCAATATTGCTCGTGCCATGGGCGAGATTCATCACATCGATGAATTGATCGATCTTCTTGCGCGTGAATCAATTCGAGCTCTAGGTGCTGATCGCTGTAGTATCTTTTTATTGGATACTGATTCCCAAGAGCTGTGGTCTAAGGTAGCTATTGGCGAAAGCCGGAGGATACGCTTTCCTGCCTCCCAGGGCATTGCAGGTGAAACCCTGGCCAAGGGCAAGCCTATTATTATCGATGATGCCTATCAGTATAAGGGGTTTAATAGCCAAATCGATGTGCAGACAGGGTATACAACGAAGAACATTCTGAGCGTTCCTATGAGCAATGCTCAGGGGAAAATTATCGGTTGCTTTGAAATGATCAATAAAAAGGAAGGGGCATTTTCGGAATCAGATACCTCTTTCCTCCAGCTTCTGGCGAATCACGCAGCGGTTGCTGTAGAATCAGCTTTGCTCTACGAGCAGAAAGAGAACGTGATTCGTGATCTAAAAGTCACGAAAATTTCCCTCGAAGTGAAGATGAAGCAGCTAGAGGTGGTCTATGATCTTGAAAAGGTTTTAGCTGAAACCATGGATTTTCAGGCATTCCTCCATAGTGTGGGGACGATTCTTTGCCGCTTCCTTCGCACATCTGCCGTGATGGTGATCTTTCAAGAAAATGACGAGGCCCCTGTTAAATATTTATTTAACGAGAACAAACTTTCGCAATTCGACTGCGTGGCGGAAACAAAAGGTATTGGGCTTAGAATTAAATCAGGGTTTACCGTAGATATGCTACAGAAAGAATTGGACTTAGTTATCTCAAATCATCTTGGTGTTCCCTTTCATGCTGTTGATATGCACAGTGATGAAATTAAATCAGATATCTGGGGTCGGGTTGAAGTTCTCAATCACCCTAAGGGATTCGATGATCATGACCTTTCCTTTTTGAATATTGTGGCAGAAAAGGTTTCTTCGGCTATCTCACGCTTTAAGCTGCTGGAAAGTCGAGAAAAATCTCAGCGTTTGGCAACGATTGGTCAGTTGTCATCGACCATAGTTCACGACTTTAGGAATCCCATGACCTCGATTCGTGGTTTTGCAGAGCTGATTAAGATATCTGGCGATAGTATGGATGCCAAGCAGCGGGATAAGCTTTGCACTATTATTATGAATCAGGTCGATCGTTGTACAAATATGATAGAAGAATTGCTCTCATTCGCACGGGGTGATAAAAAGTATAGCCTCCAAGTTTACGATTCTGAAACGTTCATTGATGAAATCATCGAAATTTTGACTGTCGAAACAGAGAAGACGGGCATTGGCCTTGAGAAGATCGTCGACTACCATGGTGATGTTTATATAGACAAAGACAAGATGATGAGGGTTATTTTCAACCTAACAAATAACGCCCTCGATATATTAGAAAAAGGGGAGAAACTGATAATTGGCATGACTCTCAAGGGTGATGATATCGAGATCAGCGTCAGCGATACAGGGCCAGGAGTTCCCAAAGATTTGCAGGAAAGTTTGTTTGATGCCTTTGTTACCCAAGGAAAGGCAACAGGAACAGGTTTGGGATTACATATTTCAAAAGAAATTGTGGAAGCTCACAAAGGTAGTATTGTCCTTGATCGTAGCTATAAAAAAGGAGCTCGCTTTGTGATCACGTTGCCGAAGTATCGTGCCGAAGAATCCAAGTCAGCGTAACGCCTAAGGAGCA
This is a stretch of genomic DNA from Pseudobacteriovorax antillogorgiicola. It encodes these proteins:
- the dcd gene encoding dCTP deaminase encodes the protein MILTDLKILEEISAGNIVIEPFRRECLGSNSYDVHLGSKLAVYRDRVLDAKKHNPIQNIEIPHDGYILQPDQFYLGVTSEYTEAHSHVPFLEGKSSIGRLGIDIHATAGKGDIGFCNHWTLEISVKQPVRVYAGMPIGQLIYFTVEGSLNTPYSKKSSAKYNSRSDAPMESMMFKNADMGLW
- a CDS encoding GAF domain-containing protein, which produces MSKVSRTRHDPNPEQLSILLNIARAMGEIHHIDELIDLLARESIRALGADRCSIFLLDTDSQELWSKVAIGESRRIRFPASQGIAGETLAKGKPIIIDDAYQYKGFNSQIDVQTGYTTKNILSVPMSNAQGKIIGCFEMINKKEGAFSESDTSFLQLLANHAAVAVESALLYEQKENVIRDLKVTKISLEVKMKQLEVVYDLEKVLAETMDFQAFLHSVGTILCRFLRTSAVMVIFQENDEAPVKYLFNENKLSQFDCVAETKGIGLRIKSGFTVDMLQKELDLVISNHLGVPFHAVDMHSDEIKSDIWGRVEVLNHPKGFDDHDLSFLNIVAEKVSSAISRFKLLESREKSQRLATIGQLSSTIVHDFRNPMTSIRGFAELIKISGDSMDAKQRDKLCTIIMNQVDRCTNMIEELLSFARGDKKYSLQVYDSETFIDEIIEILTVETEKTGIGLEKIVDYHGDVYIDKDKMMRVIFNLTNNALDILEKGEKLIIGMTLKGDDIEISVSDTGPGVPKDLQESLFDAFVTQGKATGTGLGLHISKEIVEAHKGSIVLDRSYKKGARFVITLPKYRAEESKSA
- a CDS encoding glycosyltransferase family 39 protein, with protein sequence MKHSDGTPFQNQVWDERIRRYGFFGITLLGFFLVYTSFPRDIWIDEHWTYEMLLYPSYKEMLGRLATDFHPALYTLCLRAWCHFGVSLESMRLFSVFIAFLTVWVAYRFWCWRKSPIASFIAAILLLSNPLFLRFSQELRGYGMLILASTMSLAITLYLLEDLANRRLQILLGFALAAAVSAKLVGIFLLPCLAVFIVLVKPMQFRDACKGLMIPFFVCLSVFFYWYVFFLELPFREINDWWMPPMSYELIAGTIAYYFGAAPFPDYGFPTWVPSIATVLFCLTLFCPRQGRVGVSLLVACVIYVLGIAVYSALFQQIFWYRSFLPILPLVIAGVIQSTIELKSYRLQRYLLVCYILLAALWIGRAVHPLGSEPVEESKTISSYIENHESSESVVIFFPGYIVGPVRFHANENIKPKMFPLWSYSKNEIQKFIAELPKVGKIFLVIRADLTFDTESYRELMGQLKINFEGIPITRLTILSHDIFFTETYPTLKAIESIEKKNIIERTIITKQPSYSIINGQLR